Proteins co-encoded in one Christiangramia fulva genomic window:
- a CDS encoding serine hydrolase domain-containing protein codes for MKKFLRFFLYFIAFLLLVSLLLYAFGYAYIFKGIRTTYFTGHKTAFIDDYTYFDNHVIANADTIQEWPTAKGYNQIEATKTLDSLNAELETVAFLIIKNDSIWFEKYFDDYGKFSRTNSFSMAKSITVALMFKAIQEGYLRNINQPVADFYPQFDERLTIGDLASMSSGLNWNESYFNPFGSTARAYFSKNIEKGILNLEVVKEPGEDFEYLSGNTELLGMIIRKATGKSLSQYLSESFWKPMGMNDEGLWQIDSRENGMEKAYCCIASNARNFAKFGRLFKHYGEWNGKHLLDSSFVATAIHPRFEDTPYYGYGFWLSDYKNKDIFYMRGVLGQYVIVIPEDDLIIVRLGKELIREKINKHHKDFYLYIDEVYKMMENAS; via the coding sequence ATGAAAAAGTTCCTCCGGTTTTTCCTTTATTTCATAGCCTTTCTGCTTTTGGTCTCCCTTCTGCTCTATGCTTTTGGTTACGCTTACATTTTCAAAGGAATTAGAACCACTTATTTTACCGGTCATAAAACGGCTTTTATAGACGATTACACCTACTTCGATAATCATGTGATTGCCAATGCCGATACCATTCAGGAATGGCCCACAGCGAAAGGTTATAACCAGATTGAAGCTACCAAAACCCTGGACAGCCTGAATGCCGAATTGGAAACGGTTGCATTCCTTATCATTAAAAATGACAGTATCTGGTTTGAAAAATATTTTGATGATTACGGAAAATTTTCCAGGACGAATTCATTTTCCATGGCCAAAAGCATTACAGTAGCACTGATGTTCAAGGCAATTCAGGAAGGATATCTCAGAAATATCAATCAGCCTGTGGCCGATTTCTATCCGCAATTTGATGAGAGATTGACCATAGGCGATTTGGCTTCCATGTCTTCTGGGCTTAACTGGAACGAAAGCTATTTTAATCCTTTTGGAAGTACCGCCAGAGCTTATTTCTCGAAAAATATCGAAAAAGGAATCCTCAATCTTGAAGTTGTAAAAGAACCCGGGGAAGATTTTGAATACCTCAGCGGAAACACCGAATTGCTTGGAATGATTATTAGAAAAGCAACCGGTAAAAGCCTTAGCCAGTACCTCAGTGAAAGTTTCTGGAAACCTATGGGCATGAATGATGAGGGTTTATGGCAGATCGACAGCCGGGAAAACGGAATGGAAAAAGCCTATTGTTGTATCGCCAGCAACGCGCGAAATTTCGCGAAATTCGGCAGGCTTTTTAAGCATTATGGAGAGTGGAATGGAAAACATCTGCTCGATTCTTCCTTTGTGGCCACCGCGATACATCCCCGTTTTGAAGATACCCCATACTACGGCTACGGTTTCTGGCTCAGCGATTATAAAAACAAGGATATCTTCTATATGCGGGGCGTTTTGGGGCAGTATGTTATTGTGATCCCTGAGGATGATCTCATCATCGTGCGCCTGGGAAAGGAACTCATCAGGGAGAAAATAAATAAACATCATAAAGACTTTTATCTGTATATTGATGAGGTTTATAAAATGATGGAAAATGCTTCATAA
- a CDS encoding methylated-DNA--[protein]-cysteine S-methyltransferase: MRNLRKPIKTAKIKTPLGIAFLEGDENGLRTIRISDEEGTDFPEISPILQPAAKQLKEYFSGERTEFDLKLNPQGTEFQKKVWLELQNIPFGSTTSYLELSRKIGDEKAIRAVAAANGKNPLWIIIPCHRVIGNDGSLTGYAGGLHRKKWLLDFENPPAQQSLF; this comes from the coding sequence ATGAGGAATCTCAGGAAACCAATAAAAACGGCAAAAATTAAAACTCCTCTTGGTATCGCCTTTCTGGAAGGAGATGAAAACGGACTTCGAACCATTAGAATTTCAGATGAGGAAGGAACAGATTTTCCGGAGATATCGCCGATACTTCAGCCTGCTGCCAAACAACTTAAAGAATATTTCAGCGGGGAGCGCACAGAATTCGATTTAAAATTAAATCCGCAGGGAACAGAATTTCAGAAAAAAGTATGGCTGGAACTGCAAAATATCCCTTTTGGCTCCACCACTTCCTACCTCGAACTTTCAAGAAAAATTGGCGACGAAAAAGCGATTCGCGCGGTTGCCGCCGCAAATGGGAAAAATCCGCTTTGGATCATTATCCCCTGTCATCGGGTGATTGGCAACGATGGTTCGCTTACCGGGTATGCGGGAGGCCTGCATCGAAAGAAATGGCTGCTCGATTTCGAAAATCCGCCGGCACAACAAAGTCTGTTTTAA
- a CDS encoding CNNM domain-containing protein, producing MILLLLFATLSIFFSFMCSILEAALLSITPSYIKIKRKEGRKYAKILAHLKQDIDKPLIAILTINTISHTVGAILVGVQAEKTFGHGGHAVGIVSALMTLAILVLSEIIPKTIGATYWKRMGNFTARSLKIMIFPLKYTGILWLLMLTTRLIGKSAHVSSMSKEEFAAITDAAEEEGVFEESETTVIKNLLVFKSVEAKDVMTPFSVAITEDERLSLEEFHRNHKNLKFSRIPVYKGKSNNISGFILKDDVLEQMIDEKGDRPLSSIKRDILVTHDKTPIPELFDIFVQKRAHISMIVDEFGNVTGIVTMEDIIETLLGLEIMDESDRVENMQLLARKNWERRAKRLGLIQRKQEQETENKATSEETSNNEESQETNKNGKN from the coding sequence ATGATATTACTGCTTTTATTTGCAACACTTTCCATATTTTTTTCTTTCATGTGTTCAATCCTGGAGGCTGCCCTGCTAAGCATTACCCCTTCATATATCAAAATCAAAAGGAAAGAAGGAAGGAAATACGCGAAAATCCTTGCTCACCTGAAGCAGGATATTGATAAGCCGCTCATTGCCATTCTTACCATTAACACGATTTCCCATACGGTAGGCGCAATTTTAGTGGGCGTTCAAGCCGAAAAGACCTTTGGCCACGGTGGCCATGCCGTGGGAATAGTTTCCGCTTTGATGACGCTCGCTATTTTAGTGCTTTCTGAAATAATTCCGAAGACGATCGGGGCAACTTACTGGAAACGAATGGGCAACTTTACCGCACGTTCACTTAAAATTATGATCTTTCCGCTGAAATATACCGGCATTCTCTGGTTGTTGATGCTCACCACGCGACTCATTGGTAAATCGGCACATGTGAGCAGTATGAGTAAAGAAGAATTTGCCGCCATCACCGATGCTGCCGAGGAGGAAGGCGTTTTTGAAGAAAGCGAGACTACGGTGATCAAAAATCTCCTTGTCTTCAAATCTGTCGAAGCAAAAGATGTGATGACGCCGTTTTCGGTAGCGATTACCGAAGATGAAAGATTGTCCCTGGAAGAATTTCACCGAAATCATAAAAACCTGAAATTTTCCAGAATCCCTGTCTATAAGGGCAAATCGAACAATATCTCCGGATTTATTCTGAAAGACGATGTGCTGGAACAAATGATCGATGAAAAAGGCGACAGGCCCCTTAGCAGTATAAAGCGCGATATCCTGGTTACCCATGACAAAACCCCAATCCCGGAACTTTTCGATATTTTTGTCCAGAAGCGGGCTCATATTTCCATGATCGTGGATGAATTTGGAAACGTAACCGGAATTGTGACCATGGAAGATATTATAGAAACCTTACTGGGACTTGAAATTATGGATGAAAGCGACCGGGTGGAAAATATGCAGCTTCTGGCGCGAAAGAACTGGGAACGTCGCGCGAAAAGACTTGGGCTTATCCAGCGTAAACAGGAGCAGGAAACCGAAAATAAAGCCACTTCAGAAGAGACATCAAATAATGAGGAATCTCAGGAAACCAATAAAAACGGCAAAAATTAA
- the hemB gene encoding porphobilinogen synthase encodes MIIRRNRRLRTNDSIRSIVRETIISPNDFIVPLFVVEGKNIKEEISSMPGYYRLSLDLLKKEVKELWSLGLKSVLLFVKVPENLKDNAGKEALNPDGLMQRAIKAVKEAEPEMLVMTDVALDPYSIYGHDGIIDAGKVLNDDTTAVLSEMALSHAKAGADFVAPSDMMDGRIFEMRSLLEDEGFYETGIMSYSAKYASAFYGPFRDALDSAPVDAKDIPKDKKSYQMDPANREEAVKETLMDIEEGADIVMVKPGLCYLDIVRDIRNVVNIPVAVYQVSGEYAMIKAAAQKGWLDHDAVMMEQLLAIKRAGASLIASYFAKEAVKLIS; translated from the coding sequence ATGATAATAAGAAGAAACAGACGACTCCGAACTAACGACTCCATCCGCTCCATCGTGCGGGAAACTATAATTTCTCCTAATGATTTTATTGTACCGCTTTTTGTGGTGGAAGGGAAAAATATTAAAGAAGAGATCAGTTCCATGCCGGGATATTACAGGTTAAGCCTGGACCTTCTGAAAAAGGAAGTCAAAGAACTCTGGAGTTTAGGTCTCAAATCTGTGCTGTTATTCGTAAAAGTTCCGGAAAACCTGAAAGACAATGCCGGAAAAGAAGCTTTAAATCCCGATGGATTGATGCAGCGAGCGATTAAAGCGGTAAAGGAAGCCGAGCCTGAAATGCTGGTAATGACCGATGTCGCGCTCGACCCGTATTCGATTTATGGCCATGACGGAATTATCGATGCAGGAAAAGTTTTGAACGACGATACCACCGCCGTACTTTCAGAAATGGCACTTTCTCATGCCAAAGCCGGAGCCGATTTCGTCGCGCCCAGCGATATGATGGATGGTCGTATTTTCGAGATGCGCAGCCTTTTGGAAGACGAAGGATTTTATGAAACAGGCATTATGAGCTATAGTGCCAAATATGCTTCTGCATTTTACGGTCCGTTTCGTGATGCTTTAGACTCTGCTCCCGTGGATGCCAAAGATATTCCTAAAGACAAAAAAAGCTACCAGATGGATCCCGCAAACCGCGAGGAAGCGGTGAAGGAAACTTTAATGGATATTGAGGAAGGCGCCGATATCGTAATGGTAAAACCAGGACTTTGTTACCTGGACATCGTTCGGGACATCAGGAATGTTGTGAATATCCCGGTAGCTGTTTACCAGGTAAGCGGTGAATACGCGATGATCAAAGCGGCCGCTCAAAAAGGCTGGCTGGACCATGACGCGGTGATGATGGAGCAATTACTGGCAATAAAACGAGCCGGGGCAAGCCTCATAGCCAGCTATTTTGCGAAAGAAGCAGTTAAATTAATTTCCTGA
- a CDS encoding four helix bundle protein, with protein sequence MTDYKNYKVWQKSHSLVLEIYQVSKHFPSEEKFNLISQIDRAALSIPTNIAEGCGRQSQKEFHHFLHISSGSAFEMEYLIEVSRDLKFIDNNTSESLLSDISEIKKMFFSLIQKVKTEIKKA encoded by the coding sequence ATGACAGATTATAAAAATTATAAGGTTTGGCAAAAGTCACATTCGTTAGTGCTGGAGATTTATCAGGTTTCTAAACATTTTCCTTCAGAAGAAAAATTTAATCTGATTTCACAAATCGACCGAGCTGCTTTATCGATACCAACGAATATTGCTGAAGGCTGTGGAAGACAATCCCAAAAAGAATTTCATCATTTTTTACATATTTCCAGTGGTTCTGCTTTCGAAATGGAATACCTGATCGAAGTTTCTCGGGATCTTAAATTTATAGATAATAACACTTCTGAAAGTTTGCTTTCGGATATATCCGAAATTAAAAAGATGTTTTTTAGCCTTATTCAGAAAGTAAAAACTGAAATAAAAAAGGCCTAA
- the hemF gene encoding oxygen-dependent coproporphyrinogen oxidase: MRERFQKYIEDLQDRITSKLEEIDGKAKFHEDLWEREEGGGGRTRVIEDGAVFEKGGVNISAVYGPLAPAMQRYFKVGDVDFFACGLSLVIHPKNPMVPTVHANWRYFEMYDKEGNVVDQWFGGGQDLTPYYLFEEDAEHFHKVSKKVCDKHDPEFYTQYKKKCDEYFWNHHRDEARGIGGLFFDYLKPDEKRTIEDWFNFVTEVGDSFLEAFVPIVEKRKDLDFTEAQREWQEIRRGRYVEFNLVHDKGTLFGLKTNGRIESILMSLPPHVQWKYDHHPEPGSEEEKLLNVLKEPRKWVS; the protein is encoded by the coding sequence ATGAGAGAACGTTTTCAGAAATATATCGAAGATCTACAGGATCGAATCACTTCAAAACTGGAAGAGATCGACGGAAAAGCAAAATTTCATGAAGATCTCTGGGAACGCGAGGAAGGTGGCGGGGGTCGCACCCGAGTAATTGAAGACGGCGCGGTGTTTGAAAAAGGAGGAGTAAATATATCAGCCGTATATGGTCCGCTTGCGCCGGCCATGCAGCGATATTTCAAGGTAGGAGATGTTGATTTTTTCGCCTGCGGACTCAGCCTGGTGATCCATCCGAAGAACCCCATGGTCCCAACGGTTCATGCAAACTGGCGCTATTTTGAGATGTATGACAAAGAAGGTAATGTAGTGGACCAGTGGTTTGGTGGCGGTCAGGATCTCACGCCTTACTATCTTTTCGAGGAAGACGCAGAACATTTTCATAAGGTTTCAAAAAAAGTCTGCGACAAGCATGATCCTGAATTTTATACTCAGTACAAGAAAAAATGCGATGAATATTTCTGGAATCATCATCGCGATGAAGCCCGAGGTATAGGCGGCTTGTTTTTTGACTATCTGAAACCAGACGAAAAGAGAACTATAGAAGACTGGTTTAATTTTGTTACTGAAGTTGGAGACTCGTTTCTTGAAGCTTTTGTCCCAATTGTTGAAAAAAGAAAAGATCTGGATTTTACCGAAGCTCAAAGAGAGTGGCAGGAAATTCGCCGCGGACGTTATGTAGAATTCAACCTGGTACATGATAAGGGAACTTTATTCGGCTTAAAGACCAATGGCCGTATTGAAAGTATTTTGATGAGCCTTCCGCCGCATGTGCAGTGGAAATATGATCATCATCCAGAGCCAGGAAGTGAAGAAGAAAAACTATTGAATGTGCTCAAAGAACCCCGAAAATGGGTTTCTTAG
- the hemE gene encoding uroporphyrinogen decarboxylase — protein MIKNDLLLKALRGESVERPPVWMMRQAGRYLPDFMKLKEKYDFFTRCQTPELATEITVMPIKQVGTDAAILFSDILVVPQAMQIHIEMQPGRGPVVPDPIDTKEKVDKVIVPDVREELNYVFEAIKLTKQELNDEVPLIGFAGSPWTILCYLVQGHGSKTFDKAKKFCFTDPLGAHILLRKITDTTIAYLKEKVKAGVDAIQLFDSWGGLLEPQDYHEFSWQYMQQIIDALKDEIPVIAYGKGCWFALKTMSQSGTSALGVDWTCDARNARYLSGGQITLQGNFDPARLYSPPSEIKRMVHQMIDAFGKDRYIANLGHGILPDIPVDHARAFVDAVKEYK, from the coding sequence ATGATCAAAAACGATTTGCTGTTAAAAGCCCTCAGGGGAGAAAGCGTGGAACGGCCTCCGGTGTGGATGATGCGGCAGGCAGGACGATATCTGCCCGATTTCATGAAACTGAAAGAAAAATATGATTTCTTCACCCGCTGCCAGACTCCCGAGCTCGCCACTGAAATCACTGTAATGCCTATCAAACAGGTGGGCACCGATGCGGCGATCCTTTTCAGCGATATTCTGGTGGTGCCCCAGGCGATGCAAATCCATATTGAAATGCAGCCCGGCCGCGGTCCTGTAGTGCCCGATCCAATTGATACAAAAGAGAAAGTTGATAAAGTAATTGTTCCCGATGTTCGCGAAGAACTCAATTATGTATTTGAAGCGATCAAACTTACGAAGCAGGAACTAAATGATGAGGTCCCGCTGATTGGGTTTGCCGGCTCACCGTGGACAATTTTGTGTTATCTTGTGCAGGGACATGGCTCTAAAACCTTCGATAAGGCCAAGAAATTCTGCTTTACCGATCCGCTAGGCGCACATATCTTACTTAGAAAAATCACCGATACTACCATCGCTTATTTAAAGGAAAAAGTAAAAGCCGGCGTGGATGCCATCCAGCTTTTCGATTCCTGGGGCGGACTTCTGGAACCGCAGGATTACCATGAGTTTTCCTGGCAATATATGCAGCAGATCATAGATGCCCTGAAAGATGAGATCCCGGTGATTGCTTACGGAAAAGGCTGCTGGTTCGCGCTGAAAACCATGTCCCAGAGTGGCACTTCAGCATTAGGTGTCGACTGGACCTGCGATGCCAGAAATGCAAGATATTTAAGCGGTGGGCAAATTACTTTGCAGGGAAATTTTGATCCTGCCCGGCTTTATTCGCCGCCTTCCGAAATCAAAAGAATGGTGCATCAAATGATCGACGCTTTTGGAAAAGATCGCTATATCGCGAATTTAGGCCACGGAATTCTGCCCGATATTCCGGTTGATCACGCCCGTGCATTTGTTGATGCGGTAAAAGAATATAAATAG
- a CDS encoding uroporphyrinogen-III synthase translates to MPRILSTKILAENQKQLLLNADIALVEYNAILIDFLDFQLPETNIKNAIFTSKNAVKAILKKNLKIENCFCVGEKTAALLEKNGFSICEIDDNSKSLAEKLKENHKNEQFTFFCGNRRRDELPKILKENGIPLEEIEVYKTSLAHKKFNSAFDGILFFSPSGVQSFVSENEIEGVAFCIGETTASEAKKYTKNIEIANQPGIENVIAKCVSYFRKSGQKIDSE, encoded by the coding sequence ATGCCGCGCATTCTTTCTACCAAAATACTGGCCGAAAACCAGAAGCAATTGCTTCTTAACGCCGATATTGCCCTGGTGGAATATAATGCCATCCTTATAGATTTCCTCGATTTTCAGCTTCCGGAAACGAATATCAAAAATGCAATTTTCACCAGTAAGAACGCGGTAAAAGCTATTCTGAAGAAGAATTTGAAAATTGAAAACTGTTTTTGCGTGGGTGAGAAAACAGCGGCCCTGCTTGAAAAAAATGGTTTTAGCATTTGCGAAATCGACGATAATTCGAAAAGTCTCGCCGAAAAGCTGAAGGAAAATCATAAAAATGAGCAGTTCACTTTTTTCTGCGGAAATCGGAGAAGGGACGAACTTCCGAAAATTCTGAAGGAAAACGGTATCCCTTTGGAAGAAATCGAAGTTTACAAAACCTCTTTGGCGCACAAAAAATTCAATTCAGCTTTTGACGGAATTCTGTTTTTCAGCCCGAGTGGTGTTCAAAGTTTTGTTTCAGAAAATGAAATCGAGGGAGTTGCCTTCTGTATTGGTGAGACAACCGCTTCAGAAGCAAAAAAATACACAAAAAATATAGAAATTGCCAATCAACCCGGCATTGAAAATGTGATCGCAAAATGCGTTTCCTATTTCAGGAAGTCCGGCCAAAAGATAGATTCAGAATGA
- the hemC gene encoding hydroxymethylbilane synthase, protein MNKVIRIGTRDSELALWQAKTVQQALEQTGHETQLVPVKSEGDLNLDQPLYEMGITGIFTKTLDVAMIQGKIDIAVHSMKDVPTLLPRDIVEGAVMKRANTTDILIHKGLDFLENEGTIATGSLRRKAQWLHKYPSHKVVDLRGNVNTRLKKLEENDWNGAIFAAAGLERIEIKPDNFIDLNWMIPAPAQGAMLIVAMENDIYSRKALSALNHRESEICVHIEREFLRVLEGGCTAPIGGLARIIEDKIHFKGALFSIDGKQKIEVEKIVPADQFQDLGKTCAEEILQNGGAELMKKIKSILKN, encoded by the coding sequence ATGAACAAAGTGATCCGCATTGGCACACGTGACAGCGAACTGGCGCTCTGGCAGGCGAAAACCGTGCAGCAGGCGCTGGAACAGACCGGCCATGAAACCCAACTCGTACCCGTAAAATCTGAAGGCGATCTCAACCTTGATCAGCCGCTTTACGAAATGGGCATTACCGGTATTTTTACCAAAACACTGGATGTCGCTATGATCCAGGGAAAGATCGATATCGCAGTGCATTCAATGAAAGATGTGCCCACGCTACTGCCCAGAGATATTGTTGAGGGAGCGGTGATGAAAAGGGCCAATACCACCGATATACTTATTCATAAAGGCCTTGATTTTCTTGAAAATGAAGGCACCATCGCCACCGGCAGCCTCCGCAGAAAAGCACAATGGCTTCATAAATATCCCAGTCATAAAGTTGTTGACCTACGCGGAAATGTAAATACCCGCCTCAAAAAGCTGGAAGAAAATGATTGGAATGGAGCGATTTTCGCTGCTGCCGGTCTCGAACGTATCGAAATAAAACCCGATAATTTTATAGACCTCAACTGGATGATTCCTGCACCGGCACAGGGAGCGATGCTTATTGTCGCTATGGAAAATGATATATATAGCCGAAAAGCACTTTCCGCTTTAAATCATAGAGAATCTGAAATTTGTGTACATATAGAACGGGAATTCTTAAGAGTTCTGGAGGGTGGATGTACGGCACCCATTGGCGGTCTCGCCCGTATTATTGAAGATAAAATTCATTTTAAAGGCGCTCTTTTCAGCATTGATGGAAAACAAAAGATCGAGGTTGAAAAAATAGTGCCGGCCGATCAATTTCAAGATCTGGGAAAAACCTGCGCCGAAGAAATCCTTCAAAATGGCGGTGCCGAACTGATGAAAAAGATCAAATCGATCCTAAAAAACTAG
- the hemA gene encoding glutamyl-tRNA reductase produces MEEYQFATGKHFYSIGLSYKKADAEIRGHFSLDEEAKERLLEQAQAENIDTIIVTSTCNRTEIYGFAQHPFQLIKLLCEHTHGTVEEFEKVAYVYKNKQAISHLFRVGTGLDSQILGDFEIISQLKIAFGRSKKMGLANAFMERLINAVIQASKRIKNETEISSGATSVSFASVQYILNNIPQVSSKKILLFGTGKIGRNTCDNLVKHTDNSHITLINRTKDKAEKIAGKFNLIVKEYADLQAEIRDTDILIVATGAQNPTISKELIYPKKELLILDLSIPKNVSDDVKDLENVSLVHLDHLSQITDETLERRKKFIPQAEKIIAEVEGEFNSWLETRKFAPTIKALKKKLRSMKDAEIDFQRKKINDFDTEQVEVVTNRMIQKIMKHFANHLKEDSESTDESLELIQKVFQLEEFRK; encoded by the coding sequence ATGGAAGAATATCAATTCGCCACTGGAAAACATTTCTATTCGATAGGCTTGAGCTATAAAAAGGCTGATGCTGAGATTAGAGGTCATTTTAGCCTTGATGAAGAAGCCAAAGAACGCTTGCTGGAGCAGGCCCAGGCTGAAAACATCGATACTATTATCGTGACCTCTACCTGCAATCGCACCGAAATTTATGGTTTTGCCCAACATCCCTTTCAACTGATTAAATTACTATGCGAACATACTCACGGTACTGTTGAGGAATTTGAAAAAGTAGCCTATGTTTATAAAAACAAGCAGGCAATTTCACATCTTTTTCGTGTTGGAACCGGTTTGGACAGCCAGATCCTTGGCGATTTTGAGATCATCAGTCAGTTGAAAATAGCATTCGGACGTTCCAAAAAAATGGGGCTGGCAAATGCATTTATGGAAAGGCTCATCAATGCCGTGATCCAGGCCAGTAAGCGCATTAAGAATGAAACCGAGATATCAAGCGGTGCGACTTCGGTAAGTTTCGCTTCGGTACAATATATTCTGAATAATATTCCCCAGGTTTCCAGTAAAAAGATCCTTCTTTTTGGCACCGGAAAAATTGGACGAAACACCTGTGATAACCTTGTAAAACATACCGATAACAGTCATATTACCCTTATCAACCGTACGAAAGATAAGGCTGAAAAGATCGCCGGGAAATTCAACCTGATCGTAAAGGAATATGCCGACCTTCAGGCTGAAATTCGCGACACCGATATTCTTATTGTTGCCACCGGAGCTCAGAACCCTACCATTTCCAAGGAACTGATCTATCCGAAAAAAGAATTGCTCATTCTGGACCTATCCATTCCAAAGAATGTTTCAGACGATGTAAAAGATCTTGAGAATGTAAGCCTGGTTCACCTGGACCATCTTTCACAGATCACCGATGAGACCCTTGAAAGGCGCAAGAAATTCATTCCGCAGGCTGAAAAAATCATTGCAGAAGTAGAAGGTGAATTTAACAGCTGGCTGGAAACAAGAAAATTCGCGCCTACCATAAAAGCCCTGAAAAAGAAACTCCGCTCGATGAAAGACGCCGAGATCGATTTTCAGCGAAAAAAAATAAACGATTTCGACACCGAACAGGTAGAAGTCGTGACCAATCGCATGATCCAGAAGATCATGAAACACTTCGCAAATCATTTAAAAGAAGATTCCGAGTCAACCGATGAAAGCCTGGAACTCATACAAAAGGTTTTTCAGCTTGAAGAATTTCGGAAATGA
- a CDS encoding AraC family transcriptional regulator, whose translation MNENPEKNNAVSISEEIKIEEGFYLLKFQNDTKDNKLMSRDIDNSFIQFHFNVKGYSKFLFNKSSYELPLPEENSLLLYNPQQNLPLNVMLSGESWLISLVISIKKFHSLFSQEANYITFLSADNKDKKYYKDAAVSPSMAVVLNQLMNFSLTPSIKNLYFRAKALELLSLYFNKAENPDLEQCPFLSDEENIKKIRRAKDIIISRMAEPPSLQELSNEIGLSLKKLKDGFKQIYGDSVYSFLFDYKMEYARKLLETGEYNVNEVGLKIGYSTASHFIAGFKKKFGTTPKKYILSVN comes from the coding sequence ATGAACGAAAACCCGGAAAAAAATAACGCTGTAAGTATTTCAGAAGAGATAAAAATAGAAGAGGGTTTCTATCTTTTGAAATTCCAGAATGACACCAAGGACAATAAGTTGATGTCCAGGGATATAGACAATAGTTTTATCCAGTTTCATTTTAATGTGAAGGGGTATAGCAAGTTTCTGTTTAATAAAAGTTCTTATGAACTTCCGTTGCCTGAAGAGAATTCACTTCTGCTCTATAATCCTCAGCAAAATTTGCCTTTAAACGTGATGCTTTCCGGAGAATCCTGGCTGATTTCCCTGGTGATCTCTATCAAGAAGTTTCATTCATTGTTTTCCCAGGAGGCCAATTACATAACTTTCTTAAGCGCAGATAATAAGGATAAAAAATATTATAAAGATGCGGCGGTATCACCATCTATGGCTGTAGTCCTGAACCAGCTTATGAATTTTAGCCTAACTCCCAGTATTAAAAATCTTTATTTCAGGGCAAAAGCCTTAGAACTTCTGAGCCTGTATTTCAATAAAGCCGAAAATCCCGATCTTGAACAATGCCCTTTTCTGAGCGATGAGGAAAACATCAAAAAAATAAGACGAGCCAAGGATATTATTATTTCTAGAATGGCCGAGCCTCCTTCGCTGCAGGAACTTTCCAATGAAATAGGCCTGAGCCTCAAAAAACTAAAAGACGGTTTTAAACAAATTTATGGCGATTCCGTATACAGTTTTTTATTTGATTATAAAATGGAATATGCGCGCAAGCTCCTTGAAACCGGGGAATACAATGTCAACGAGGTCGGCTTGAAAATTGGCTACAGTACAGCGAGCCATTTTATTGCCGGTTTTAAAAAGAAGTTCGGAACCACGCCAAAGAAATATATACTTTCCGTAAATTAA
- a CDS encoding ThuA domain-containing protein, giving the protein MKYFLFFFLALCSGFFVSAQQQVLVFHETQGWHHKSIPDGVKAIKELGQNNDFQVTDSDDSQIFLSEDLSNYDLIIFLNTTGDVFNEKEQLAFRNYIENGGNYLGIHSASDTEYDWPFYGKLVGAYFKSHPAITSAKIKVKDPSNEMVSHLPPVWERTDEWYNFNDIQDDINVLLELEESTYEGGENGDFHPIAWYKATGNGGVSIYTAGGHTSESYTEPLFREHLLRSIQFALEKGNNSIKQ; this is encoded by the coding sequence ATGAAATATTTTTTATTCTTTTTTCTTGCTTTATGCTCCGGATTTTTCGTGTCTGCCCAACAGCAGGTTTTGGTATTCCATGAAACCCAGGGCTGGCATCATAAATCGATTCCTGATGGGGTAAAAGCGATTAAGGAATTGGGGCAGAATAATGACTTTCAGGTCACCGATTCTGATGATTCACAAATTTTCCTTTCCGAAGATCTTTCCAATTACGACCTTATCATTTTTCTGAATACCACCGGTGATGTTTTTAATGAAAAGGAGCAGCTGGCTTTTCGGAATTATATCGAAAATGGAGGAAATTACCTCGGAATCCATTCCGCTTCAGATACCGAATATGACTGGCCTTTCTACGGAAAACTGGTGGGTGCTTATTTTAAAAGCCATCCCGCGATAACTTCAGCAAAAATTAAGGTTAAAGATCCTTCCAATGAAATGGTTTCCCATTTACCGCCGGTGTGGGAACGCACCGATGAATGGTATAATTTCAATGATATTCAGGATGATATCAATGTGCTTTTAGAACTTGAGGAGTCTACTTACGAAGGAGGCGAAAATGGCGATTTTCACCCTATTGCCTGGTATAAAGCCACCGGAAACGGCGGAGTTTCGATTTACACGGCTGGCGGGCACACCAGCGAATCGTATACCGAACCTCTTTTCAGGGAACATTTACTTAGGAGTATACAGTTTGCCCTGGAGAAAGGAAATAATTCTATTAAGCAATAG